TGATTTGTGAGTATGGCTGGAACACATTTGAAATACATACAGTACATGCAGCATGAGGAACAAAGTAAAGGAGGTCAAAGTGAGCAAATAAGAGGagttttttcatctttgtaCCTTTTATGCCAGTGGGAAGAGCTATTTGGACATGGATGAGGGAATTTTACCTAGTCCCGGAAGAGGGCTGTATTCCCAAAGACTGCTGGAGAGCATACCCCTCTGAGTCAGAAAACTTCCTGATGCCATTCAATGGAGTCTGTCATTTAGGTAATGAAGATGGGTATTTAACAGTCACCATAACTGAAAAGTACTGAAAATTTTACTGATCAAATAAAACAGCTTTGTCCCTGTTTTTGAGATGTGTTAGGACTATTATGTCTGTAAAAAAGATATGTGATAATGCTGTCACTAGGATCAAGAAATGCAATGTAACTGCAATGTTTTCTTGATTTAGTTTTTGGAGACTCCTTAATTCTTCTTTTACCCCAAACATGGGTTTTGTGATAAAGCATATGTTTGCATATTTCTGTAAGTTACATGAGGGATTTTGCAGTCACCTGTTTTTACTCTTCAATACcataacatttgaaaaaaaacccaaacactgcAATTTAATcgacctttttttaaaattatttttacaagtaAGACATGAAAAAAGAATGTTAAAGAAGGAGCACAAGTTATTGAGGGAGTTATATGGGGAAGACACAATTCCAGCTTCCCTAGGGTCTCCACTTTGTTCTTCCTGTGATCATATCCTCAGCTGAGTTGCCATTGGGAACCAAGTGATACAGCCTGTTGCAATTGGGAGCCATATTTTCTAGATTGTTGGAATTGGGAGTCAGGTGCTGCAGTGGTTTCTGAAGAGCAAGCATTCACACACTGACAATTTTCCACGTAGACATAGGTATAATTTATGCTGGTTCCATTTTGGCAAGTCAGGGTCACCTCTCTTGTTTGGGTCCTGAGTTCCTGGCAGCAACCACACTCGTGTTCCATCTGGTTTGCTTCAAGAGAGTACCTGTGTTCCAccgggggaaaaaaatgcatcttgTTAAAAACTCAGAGAAAACCCCCtcagtgatttttgttttgtgagtgtttggtttggttttgggtttttttttaatgtcctcttttcctccttgtcATGCACACTTATGAATGTGGTTTTCATTGTCTTCAATAGTGAAACTGTTCATGCTTCCATTGAATCCAGTTCAATTTAGTGCATTCATATAAACACACTAACTTTGTTGCTGTTCTGCAGTCATAGAATCGCGTAGATTGGAACAGACCTTTCAGATCATCAAGTCTAACCCAGCACTACCCAGTCCACCACTCAGCTGTGTCTCTTAAGTGCCACACctgcatgtcttttaaatacttgaagGGATGGTGACTGaactgcttccctgggcaacctgttccagtgcttgacaaccatttcagtgaagaagtatttcctaatatccaatctaaacccttcctggtgcaacttgaagccatttcctctcatcctttcacttgttacctgggagaagagatcaacccccacctcactacaccctcctttcaggcaatTGAGAGGGTGTGAACAAttcctctgagcctccttttctccaggttaaacaccTCCAACTCCATCAGCTGCTCTtcaagacttgtgctccagatccttccccagctctgttgcccttctctggacatgctccagcacctccatgtCTTTCAGTgagaggcccagaactggacacaggattcaaggtgtggcctcagtATGGCCGAGTACAttgtcctggtcctgctggccacactactgCTGAGCCAGGCCAGGGTGTTCTTGGTCgtcttggccacctgggcacacactggctcatgtccagctgctgtcaccaacatccccaagtccttttccactgggcagcttcccagcccctctgtcccagcctgtagcactgtCCGAGgctgttgtgacccaagggcaggacacAGCACTAAGCCTTATTGAACATCACACAATTATTGATAAAGACATAAAACAGGACTGGCTGCAATACTGAGCCCCAGGAAACACCACTGGTGACCGTCCCCCAGCTGGAGGGAACTCCACTCAACACCAccctctgggcctggccatccagccagttttttATGCAGTGAACAGTTCACCTGTCCAAGCTATGAGctcccagcttctccaggagaatgctggGGGAAATGCTGTCAAAAGCTTTACAAAAGTCTGGGTAAACAATAtccacagccttttcctcatcctatAAGTGGGTCACcctgtcctagaaggagatcaggtttgtcaagcagcagctgcctttcccaaacccatcctggctgggcctgatcccctTTTTACCCGGTATGTACTCCATGATCACACTCAAGACAATCTGCTCCATGTGTTTCCCTgacaccaaggtcaggctgacaggcctgtacTTCCCTGAATCTTCTCTCCAAACTTTACTGTAGATGAGCATCTCATTTGCAGTCAACTGGGACCTCCATGGTTAACCAGACTGCTGACAAATGATTGAAAGTGGCTTTGTGAGCACTTTCTCCAACTCCCTTAGTGCCCTTGGGTGACAAATTAATTTGACATACCAGATAAAGAAAGCCATAGAGAtgttaaatgaatttttagaaCTTACGTTGAGGAGCCAGGACAAGTTCCTTCACAATATGACAGCTCAACAGGTTCAGAAGACTCACAGTCCGCATGGCGGATCACAGTTTCCTTGGTGTAAGGCTTGCAGTTTTTAGCTTcataaaaaaagggaagaagagaaaatatacTTCAGTTCTCTAGTTCTGAACTAAAAGAATTGTAAACCAGTTTCAAAGTGCTTGATGTCTGATTACTGAGAATCTGCAGTATGTGATGGGATGGGTACTGTGTAACCTATATGGAGTTGTCAGATTACTCTTTGATTTTGGCTGTAAAGTGCATTTGGAATATAATGCAGAGGCCTGAGTATTGCTGGTTTGATTTGTGGTATTcagtatcaggaaaaaaaattgcatttttcttctgaataaaCAGTGAAACACAGGGTCTTCTTAAATAGAATGTGTGAAAACAGGGGGAGTGAAGAATCCTTCCATCCACTCAGATAGTTGAATAGAGTGCTCTTCGGGCAGAACACATAAACACAACATTACTTACGTTTACATATTTTGCAGCAGCCATCAGATGTAATCTCTGCTTCGTCCTTTGTAAAAGTAAAGACGGAGGATTTATATTAGTGCACAGATGACAATCACGAGTAAGAATATGAGTTAGCACTACTGATACTGGGCAGAAGGCTTCTCCATGATGAACCCTGAATGAAACAATGCTTGACTTACTGTCCTCACCATAGGAGTCTTGAATACTTGTAGCCTCATAAGAAAATACTATGCTTTTCTTATTATTAATCATAGAGCAAGAGTAGTTTCATTCTTAAGACATTCCTGCAACTTCAGTGGAAGTGATTTGTTGAATTCTTCCTTGTCCCTCCTTGTTCATTTAAACTGCATTCAGTCAATGAAAAATTGATAAAAACTTACAGGATCGCACTCTCCGGGGTCATAGTCAGGGCATACTTTTTTAGTTTGGACTGCAACAAACTGATCTTCaattttttcacatttgtaGTGACTGCACTGATCGAGTGGCAGGATCTCATTAACCTAAGATGTTataggaaaagcagaagttgGATTTTTTCATTGTGATCAAGTGTGTCT
The window above is part of the Vidua macroura isolate BioBank_ID:100142 chromosome 6, ASM2450914v1, whole genome shotgun sequence genome. Proteins encoded here:
- the LOC128809180 gene encoding mucin-5B-like, with amino-acid sequence MAVLPQKDPCCPEFECQPIPDVCVINGTLYTVGKSVVINSCKKCTCSSEKDPETNANIMHCETVQCETSCPLGYQYMTEEGECCGKCIEVACKVKLRNSTVHVLNVNEILPLDQCSHYKCEKIEDQFVAVQTKKVCPDYDPGECDPDEAEITSDGCCKICKPKNCKPYTKETVIRHADCESSEPVELSYCEGTCPGSSTYSLEANQMEHECGCCQELRTQTREVTLTCQNGTSINYTYVYVENCQCVNACSSETTAAPDSQFQQSRKYGSQLQQAVSLGSQWQLS